ATTATATAGCCATAGGAGATGAAAACCACCAAGGCAGTGCCCACAATTATTGATCCACACACAGCCAGCATGACGAGTTCATTGACGAGTGTGTCGGAACAGGAGGCGTGGATCACCGCAGCAACATCACAGAAGAAGTGGTTTATTTCTCTGCGCCCACAAAAGGACAAACTGAACGTGAAGCCTGTCTGGATGGTGCAGttgatgcagcctgagagaTAAGAGCCCATCACCATGAGAACACAAAGCCTTCTGCTCATAATGACTGGGTAGAGCAGCGGGTTGCAGATGGCAGTGAAGCGATCGTAAGCCATCACAGCAAGGAAGAAAGCTTCTGTTGTGccacagagagagaagaagaacATTTGTGAAGCACAGCCATTGTAGGAAATGCTTCTTCTGCCCAGTAAGAATGccagtgctgccctgggagTGATGACAGAGGAGTAACAGATGTCCAGGGTGGACAAGTTCTCTAGGAAAAAGTACATTGGGGTGTGCAGGTTGGAGTCCATCCTGATGATGAGAATCATGCAGACGTTTCCCACCACAGTGACAATGTACATTGTGGAGAAGAGAACGGAGAGAAGGAGTTGTGATCCTGGGTGGGATTGGAACCCAACCAAAATGAACTCACTTATCCTGGTGTGGTTTTCCATCTTTGCTTTCAGATGATGTCACAAAAGGGAAATTAGGATGCAGTAGATTGCAGATAGTTTGCCTGGAGAAGCAATTATAGGAGAATAACAGACAATGATATATgaaacataataaataataaatatagaGAGGCAGATGGAAAAAGTATAAAGTTCATTAATATATCGTATCTGCAGATTTTTGTCAACTATTACAGGGTAAATTGTAAACTAATAATCCTGTCATATTATCTTCAGTATAAAGAAACATTCTGCATGCAGCTTATCCAACctattttaatttgttaaacTTTATAACCAACTAGAAACAGACATTTCCTTCTACAGTTGAAGACCTATTTCAGATTTAACTGGGCAGAAAAAATCTCATACTAGGATTGCAACTAACCCACAAAAGACTGCTCTCCCCTAAATAAAAGAACAAGGGAATGTGTTTCTTCAGATGAtgcaaaaaaattgaaaatatatatgagccaagaaatgtattaaaataatgtggataattattttaaaaaatcccaagtccattattttaaaaaccccacgTTGTTTCACGTGAGAAACCATTTCTTTTATAACggtacttgaaaaaaaaaaaccttcaaaactgAGATTTCTGAAATAAGTTTTCTCTACTCAAATGTTAATTCacaaaatatgttaaaaattgACTAATTGACAGGATGTTTCAAGTAATTCCTTTTCAATTCTAtttagtaattttattttcataagcTAGTTGTCCTCTGACCTAGGCTTGAATATATTCTGTGGGTTGATGTCTGCATTAGAACTCATAGTTTGGATGCCTTTAAATTCAGTGGACAGAGATAAACACTCCAGCTTTAGGATATTTACCGTAGATGGTATGAATCCTGTTTTAAGATTTTTGGATTTTCCCCGTTGATCTAAAGGGAAGTCCAGCTATACTGTCTATGAAAATATGGACGTAGATGTAAAAAGCTGAGTGACAGAAATCCCCATCCACTTActggtattttgtttgttttgctgtcaTTTCCATTAGATAATTTTTCTTAACTAGCATGTAATTAATCTTTTCAaagcactgaattaattttcaacaCATTTCTTCAGCCATCCCTTTATGGTCCTTGAAATGTTGCCTCAGCTCCAGGTACCCTCAGCAGCTCTATTTAGTCTTTTGTTCTTATTTACTCACGAGTCttaggaaagggaaataaatttgGAGAAAGGATTTCTCTTTGCATAACCTTGCTCATCAAATTTTTTGGCTAGTTTTCCTGGGGATTTTTGTGTGCAGAGAGCTCAAAGTTAGGCAGCCAAGGTCAAGTATCTAGTCAAAGCCTTTTCAAGCTTGTTGTCTACAGCTTTCACAGCTCCTAAAGCTTCCTCTAGTAtcaaaagagagaaacagatgCATCCACAGTGTGATTCTTCTAGTCTCACCCTACCTGTTCAAAACAGGGGGAAATCAGTCCCTGAGAAGTAGCTGTCTTTGTTAGAAAAGGAATAAAGCTAGCCAgaagagaataagaaaaaaatagatttttttttttccccacaataaTGTAAAAGCAAACATCAAAATCATGTGTCATTATGGTCAGCCATTTAACAGATGTGTGTGGTCTCGGCTTACATAACTGACTTTATTTTTGAATTCTCActtttattctggttttatgtGTAAGTGTCAATGATTTAAGTGTAAAAGATGTAAACTTATGAAATAATGTTATGATAATCAAACATATTGTCCATTGAAGGATATCCTACATCctatgaaaaaatgtttcattgaAATAACAATTACTACTGCTTTAAGTAAATGGCTTTTTAAAGAGGCTAACAAAAACCTCAGCTAAGAATGAAGATGCTGGAGATGCTTTTTTAACCGGTGAGAGGGGAAGGTTTTTCATTCACCTGAGAAAGTCTCTGGAACTGTCTGCCTCTTGGTTGATCAAATGGAAAGTCTAGAATGCAGACACATTAAATACTGGCTTCCTGTTATTGTACTTAATTTCCAGAAGAATTGACTGTATTCATAAGCCCTGATTACTACATGCTATgtgatgaaaaaaagagaaagcaatttTTAGTCCCTTTCTGTCACTAAATTTAACAAAGCAAAGCTCAGATTTCACACACCACAAAACACATACCTTGTAACACGGTCATTAAAgccaggtttggttttttggaaTTCAGGATTCTTGAACGCATTGCCAAAAAATACTgaacttttttctcctcagctgaTTTTTTAGTAGTCGCTCGTAATCAATACAACACTGGCCTTTCATCTGACTGGTTCTGAGGGCATTCTCCTTAGCATGTTGCTTATATATACTTTAATTGGTTTACATAAAAACACCAGGGATTCAGTTTCCAGAGTCCTGGACCTTCACAGCAGACATCTGAACCTCAAATGAGATATTTTTCCCTCGTGCcatttttctttgcctgaaaaggaagaaaaccatAAGGCATAGAGAGACTAAAATAACAAGGAATAAACCACAAACAATAAAGTGTAaagctgtttctgtgtgtgTCTTCTCCCCCTactttttcattgtttcttaTGCAGAACCCTTCCTGCCCCTTGTAGGTTTCTTTCTATTGAGCAAAACACTGTGGACCTAATCAAGACCTCATTAGGCATTAGAATCTGCTTCCTTCCAGATTATCAAAATAGGAACAGACACAGCCTCCTTCTCCCCAAACAATAATGCGTCTCTTCTCTAAACAAAAGCAAGCTTTCACTAAATGTGTTCTCTTCTCTGTCGGGCAGGGAGAGTGCACTCACCATCTGAAACTCAGGAGTTTGATTCTAGTGAAGGTGCAGCATTTAAGGGGACATTGCTCTGGAGTGCAGCAACCTctccaggaagggaaaaagcacCTCACAACTCTTATTTGGGTATTTCAGATACCCTAGGACGTGGTTGATTTTCAAAAAACAAACTTGCATTCTTCTCAGCACAGGAGCGTCACATTTAGTTACAGTAGGCTgtattaaattttctttgttttggcaCGTGGTCTTAAATAAATCTACATGAAATAGATGTTTCTGTTCTTGATATAATGGCTTCCTGAATTTTTTGACTGACAATAGATCAATGTCTTCTAAACCCAGACTATCTTATATTTCCATACATTCTTACCAGCCCTGGAGACAGAGAGTAATattaagagagaagaaaagtttCTTAAAAGCTAAGGCTGGACTTAATCTTATCTTCTTTACTTGTGGGTAGTGGCTTATTTGCAGTACTTTAAAGGCACCCAAACTTGTATTTGCGGAAATGTTTATTAGGGAAACTTCCAGAAATAAACTTAGATGAAAGAGAGAACTTGCAATCTCAAAAGATTTGTGtgagatttttctgtgttttctccttCCCTAAGAACATTTAGGAACCCCTGTTGAATAGGTTATGACTTATTTGTTTCAGGTTTTGTAACAACATTATTATTAGTGTACATAAACCCCATCATAATTGGATGATAATCCTCTTCACAGTGTATTTGAAGGATTTTCCTGACATTATTTCAAAACAATCACTTCAGATTGGTGCTTTAAAACCAGTCAATGTGTGCAGCCAAATCACTGTGTTA
This sequence is a window from Hirundo rustica isolate bHirRus1 chromosome 27, bHirRus1.pri.v3, whole genome shotgun sequence. Protein-coding genes within it:
- the LOC120763623 gene encoding olfactory receptor 9S13-like encodes the protein MENHTRISEFILVGFQSHPGSQLLLSVLFSTMYIVTVVGNVCMILIIRMDSNLHTPMYFFLENLSTLDICYSSVITPRAALAFLLGRRSISYNGCASQMFFFSLCGTTEAFFLAVMAYDRFTAICNPLLYPVIMSRRLCVLMVMGSYLSGCINCTIQTGFTFSLSFCGRREINHFFCDVAAVIHASCSDTLVNELVMLAVCGSIIVGTALVVFISYGYIIATIVHMPSAESRHRAFSTCSSHVMTICLFFGTVFFMYAQPGATSSPNKSNTISIFYTVVIPMLNPFIYTLRNREVKESLKKQLKRKGFL